The sequence cttccttggGGATCTCTTGGCCTTGTCGCTCTTGGCCAAGCGGAAGGAGCCGGAGGCCCCGACCCCTTTGGTCTGCTTGAGGACGCCGGCAGCCAGGAGACGCCGGATGGAGAGCTTGATCTGCAGGTCGGCGTTCTGGCCCACCTTGTAGTGGCTCTTCACGTACTTCTGGATGGACTGCCGCGAGGAGCCGCCGCGGCTCTTTTCCGCACGGATGGCCGCCGCGATCATCTCCGAGTAGGTGGGGTGCGATGCCGAGCGCCGCGACGCCTTCGCCCGCTTGGGTTTGGCTGGGGCTGGGGATAGAACCAGGCTCTCCGTCATGGCCGACGCTTCACCCCACGGCGGGGTTAGGGAGCTAAGAAAGGAGCCGCTGGCAATAACGGATGTGGGGCTGCTCCCTATGCTGCCGCCGCTGCTGCGTCTGTGGCCGCGCATGTCAGCACCGCACATTTAAGGGTGCGGCACGGACCGTGGGGAGGACTGCACGTCCCCGTGTCCCCTCTGCCCCGCCCTGCAGTGACATGACTAAGGCAGGCAAGGAGGGACAAGGTTGGGACAAGAAGGGATGTGATGGGGAAAGAGGTGGACGCTGGGGTTGGACATTAAGAGATGGAGAGGGATATGGTGGGGATAGGGTGAGACATCGTGGGAATGGGATGGGCACTGAGGCTGGA is a genomic window of Meleagris gallopavo isolate NT-WF06-2002-E0010 breed Aviagen turkey brand Nicholas breeding stock chromosome 1, Turkey_5.1, whole genome shotgun sequence containing:
- the LOC100548422 gene encoding histone H5, with translation MCGADMRGHRRSSGGSIGSSPTSVIASGSFLSSLTPPWGEASAMTESLVLSPAPAKPKRAKASRRSASHPTYSEMIAAAIRAEKSRGGSSRQSIQKYVKSHYKVGQNADLQIKLSIRRLLAAGVLKQTKGVGASGSFRLAKSDKAKRSPRKKKKAVRRSTSPKKAARPRKARSPAKKPKATARKARKKSRSPKKAKKPKTVKAKSRKTSKTMKVKRSKPRAKSGARKSPKKK